In a single window of the Methanofollis ethanolicus genome:
- a CDS encoding YbhB/YbcL family Raf kinase inhibitor-like protein gives MIGEQIGKLSVEISVLKLPYNYTCDGLDHSPAITIGGVDVEKTKSLALIVNDPDAPHGGDFTHWAIWNIEPVRIIPEAIPKDAEVSFPFEARQGTNSFGKIGYNGPCPPRGEQHRYDVRVYGLDSMLDLPAGADKKSLQEAMKGHLTQYGETYVLYGR, from the coding sequence ATGATCGGAGAACAGATCGGAAAACTGAGCGTCGAGATCAGCGTCCTGAAACTGCCGTACAACTACACCTGCGACGGCCTCGACCATTCGCCCGCCATCACCATCGGCGGGGTCGACGTGGAGAAGACAAAATCCCTTGCCCTGATCGTCAACGACCCGGACGCGCCGCACGGCGGGGACTTCACGCACTGGGCGATCTGGAACATCGAACCGGTGCGGATCATCCCTGAGGCGATCCCGAAGGATGCCGAGGTCTCCTTCCCGTTCGAGGCCCGCCAGGGGACGAACTCCTTTGGGAAGATCGGGTACAACGGCCCGTGCCCACCGCGGGGCGAACAGCACAGGTACGACGTCAGGGTCTACGGCCTTGACTCCATGCTCGACCTCCCGGCAGGTGCCGACAAAAAATCGCTTCAAGAGGCGATGAAAGGACATCTCACGCAGTACGGGGAGACCTACGTCCTGTACGGCCGGTGA
- a CDS encoding MFS transporter, with product MKSPFDVGDPRYHLSVTALLSAVVAMVMFTEAMLAPALPAIQNEFAISGVLNSWILTIPLLVAAIISPVIGKCGDLYGKKRMVLFSVIVYAAGVFASGWAPDIWVLILCRAMQGVGLGVLPLGYALIREQFPQEKVPVAIGTIAAMFGAGAFLGIFIGSWIIEHFGWRMTYHVAAPVVFLLVLAAVLVIVPSPRVRGAAIDRPGVVTLTLFLLSVVLALTLGGQEGWTSTAVIVCAVLAVLFAVLFARVERRSPDPMIDPAMLRKAPVVIAMTIGFLISMLTFMVIQTLPYLIESPTGLGLSHFAVGLVMMPGAIADMICGPLTGVFIGRRGTRAAMLIGSVLFAAGAVCYLLLDPSMVTLVLAGILFNAGMSVTLTGNTIIVVRSVRPEETGIGTAVYHTAQNMGGMIGPVIAGIFISLHVVSVPGWDAAVPTGEAFTSIFGLIVLLALFVILLARQIRDSEVTAAVPGK from the coding sequence TTGAAGAGCCCATTTGATGTCGGAGATCCGCGGTATCATCTCTCTGTCACCGCCCTTCTGAGTGCGGTCGTTGCCATGGTCATGTTCACCGAGGCGATGCTGGCGCCGGCCCTCCCGGCCATCCAGAACGAGTTCGCCATCTCGGGCGTCCTGAACTCGTGGATCCTGACGATCCCCCTCCTTGTTGCCGCCATCATCTCGCCGGTCATCGGGAAATGTGGCGACCTCTACGGCAAGAAGAGGATGGTCCTCTTCTCTGTCATCGTCTATGCGGCGGGCGTCTTCGCGAGCGGGTGGGCCCCGGACATCTGGGTCCTCATCCTGTGTCGGGCAATGCAGGGGGTGGGCCTTGGCGTCCTGCCCCTCGGATACGCCCTGATCAGGGAGCAGTTCCCGCAGGAAAAGGTCCCTGTCGCCATCGGGACGATCGCCGCGATGTTCGGTGCCGGTGCCTTCCTCGGCATCTTCATCGGTTCCTGGATCATCGAGCACTTCGGCTGGAGGATGACCTATCATGTGGCGGCGCCCGTGGTCTTCCTCCTCGTCCTTGCAGCGGTACTTGTCATCGTCCCGTCGCCCCGCGTCCGGGGTGCGGCGATCGACAGGCCCGGCGTGGTCACCCTCACCCTCTTCCTCCTCTCTGTCGTGCTGGCCCTCACCCTCGGCGGACAGGAAGGGTGGACGTCGACGGCGGTCATCGTCTGTGCCGTGCTCGCCGTCCTCTTTGCCGTCCTCTTTGCCCGTGTCGAGAGGCGGTCGCCCGACCCGATGATCGACCCGGCCATGCTCAGGAAGGCTCCAGTGGTCATCGCGATGACCATCGGGTTTCTCATCTCCATGCTCACCTTCATGGTCATCCAGACTCTCCCCTATCTCATCGAGAGTCCGACAGGTCTTGGCCTCTCCCACTTTGCTGTTGGTCTGGTGATGATGCCCGGCGCCATCGCCGACATGATCTGCGGCCCCCTCACCGGCGTCTTCATCGGGCGGCGAGGAACGCGTGCCGCCATGCTCATCGGGTCTGTACTCTTCGCCGCGGGGGCCGTCTGCTATCTCCTCCTCGACCCCTCGATGGTGACTCTCGTCCTTGCGGGTATCCTCTTCAATGCCGGGATGTCGGTCACCCTCACCGGCAACACGATCATCGTCGTCAGGTCGGTGCGGCCAGAGGAGACCGGCATCGGGACTGCGGTCTACCATACCGCCCAGAACATGGGTGGGATGATCGGTCCGGTGATTGCGGGGATATTCATCTCTCTCCATGTAGTGTCGGTGCCGGGATGGGACGCCGCCGTACCCACAGGCGAGGCTTTCACCTCGATATTCGGCCTGATCGTCCTTCTCGCCCTCTTCGTCATCCTCCTTGCCCGGCAGATCCGGGACAGCGAGGTGACGGCCGCGGTCCCGGGGAAGTGA
- a CDS encoding ferritin family protein: MLKLDMYREILSQAIDKEVEAYVFYESVQEKVKDTNLKALFGELADEEKQHRKLLEGYLSGKTGELHFDESKDYKVSSTFERPQPTTDMKPLDGLKYAIKREEDAMEMYDQFAELSTDPAQKRVFAELAKMERGHKARLEDLYTEMAFVEAW, encoded by the coding sequence ATGCTGAAACTTGATATGTACAGGGAAATCCTGTCCCAGGCGATCGACAAAGAAGTCGAGGCATATGTCTTTTACGAATCGGTCCAGGAGAAGGTGAAAGACACAAACCTGAAGGCGCTCTTTGGGGAACTTGCGGATGAGGAGAAGCAGCACAGGAAACTCCTGGAGGGCTATCTCTCGGGAAAGACCGGTGAACTCCACTTCGACGAGTCGAAGGACTACAAGGTTTCGTCCACCTTCGAGCGCCCGCAACCGACGACCGACATGAAGCCCCTTGACGGCCTGAAATATGCCATCAAGAGGGAAGAAGACGCCATGGAGATGTACGACCAATTTGCCGAACTCAGCACCGACCCGGCCCAGAAGCGGGTCTTCGCCGAACTGGCGAAGATGGAAAGGGGGCATAAGGCGCGTCTCGAAGACCTCTATACAGAGATGGCCTTCGTCGAGGCCTGGTAG
- a CDS encoding HhH-GPD family protein, which yields MSARGTEFSEEHAALVGKFERALTGEESGRAACLALRRVICHYYRHQGRKMAWRETTDPYRIVVSEVMLQQTGVERVRQKYAEFIEKFPDFPALAAAKQRDVLAAWQGLGYNRRAIALHRSARIVMETFGGALPRTVGDLESLPGIGQATASSIAAFAFNAPTVFIETNVRRVFIHFFFRGKEGVADAEILPLVAETLDPEHPREFYWGVMDYGTMLKKRYPNPNRRSAAYARQSRFEGSDRQVRGRVLKVLLSEGPMNTADLLAGLEVDREKGEIILQKMVAEGFVAEESGKYRLR from the coding sequence GTGTCTGCCAGAGGTACGGAATTTTCAGAGGAGCACGCGGCGCTGGTCGGGAAGTTCGAGAGGGCCCTGACCGGAGAGGAGTCGGGTCGGGCGGCCTGCCTCGCCCTCCGCAGGGTGATCTGCCACTATTACCGGCACCAGGGGCGGAAGATGGCATGGAGGGAGACGACCGACCCGTACAGGATCGTCGTCTCGGAGGTGATGCTGCAGCAGACAGGGGTGGAGCGGGTCAGGCAGAAATACGCGGAGTTCATCGAGAAATTTCCGGATTTCCCTGCACTCGCCGCGGCCAAGCAGCGAGACGTCCTTGCTGCCTGGCAGGGTCTCGGCTACAACAGGCGGGCGATCGCCCTCCACCGTTCGGCACGGATCGTCATGGAGACATTCGGCGGCGCCCTCCCCCGGACGGTCGGGGACCTCGAGTCCCTCCCGGGCATCGGTCAGGCGACGGCCTCGTCGATCGCGGCATTCGCCTTCAATGCCCCGACCGTCTTCATCGAGACCAACGTCCGCCGCGTCTTCATCCACTTCTTCTTCAGAGGGAAGGAAGGGGTCGCCGATGCCGAGATCCTCCCCCTTGTCGCCGAAACTCTCGACCCTGAGCACCCGCGGGAGTTCTACTGGGGGGTGATGGACTACGGCACGATGCTCAAGAAACGGTACCCCAACCCGAACCGGCGAAGCGCCGCCTATGCCCGCCAGAGTCGGTTCGAAGGGTCTGACCGGCAGGTCAGGGGCCGTGTTCTCAAGGTGCTTCTCAGTGAGGGGCCCATGAATACGGCCGACCTCCTCGCGGGTCTGGAGGTGGACCGGGAAAAAGGAGAGATCATTCTTCAAAAAATGGTGGCTGAGGGATTTGTAGCGGAAGAGTCGGGAAAGTACCGTCTTCGGTAG
- a CDS encoding WD40 repeat domain-containing protein, which translates to MLEKKAIALACIVLLFCPSLAVAEETGKPVWETALGSRVVSTSITPDGGLVAAGTQESGGVVLLDSTGKDLWTYPTGCPVFQVSASHDGNLIAVASDKVRVLNRNGKIVSQFEDDYYAFGAAISGDGKYVAAGYDNNQVVLLTADGKRRWTQVLEGDPKALALSFDGSVIAAGGKDALISVFDNQGTPLWTFDTGKAVTSLSVSPEGDYVAAGSLNYFVYLFDRNGTALWKYNTQERVYGVAVSSDGAYVAASSGHTVTLFTRGGEVVRTYDIGHPVFGTAITPDGTEIAVGTGTGGEGAVLLRGADKPVTPEEPAPENMSAPQEMKSIAAAEQPGQNKDPYLLRSFLLDREDYVPEIAHEFDGVAIAGIVRQDAGTGPQVAVRMTVEKEWAEDHGGSGNIRLVTVAPDAINQFPLRAEVMKTEFIGYDPEDRLVFEGYSPYPVTKYGMMAEGEENGTEPVGEEEMPLPDLFWREGHDNATGDVPAENDGGGNETVADEKVGNDTTEDGTFPTLPLQIPQPPFFEE; encoded by the coding sequence ATGTTGGAAAAAAAAGCAATTGCACTCGCATGTATCGTCCTCCTCTTCTGCCCCTCTCTCGCCGTGGCGGAGGAGACCGGTAAACCGGTCTGGGAAACAGCACTCGGAAGCAGGGTCGTCTCCACATCGATCACGCCTGACGGGGGCCTGGTTGCCGCGGGGACTCAGGAGAGCGGGGGGGTCGTGCTTCTTGACAGCACGGGGAAAGACCTCTGGACCTATCCCACGGGGTGTCCTGTCTTTCAGGTGTCTGCGTCCCATGACGGGAATCTCATCGCCGTCGCCTCGGACAAGGTTAGAGTCCTCAACAGGAACGGCAAGATCGTAAGCCAGTTCGAGGACGACTACTACGCATTCGGTGCGGCCATTTCCGGAGACGGGAAATATGTCGCGGCCGGTTACGACAACAACCAGGTCGTGCTCCTGACCGCGGACGGGAAGAGGCGGTGGACACAGGTCCTGGAGGGTGACCCGAAGGCCCTTGCACTCTCGTTCGACGGGTCGGTCATCGCCGCGGGAGGGAAGGACGCACTGATTTCTGTCTTCGACAACCAGGGCACCCCTCTCTGGACCTTCGACACCGGGAAAGCGGTAACCAGTCTCTCCGTGTCACCTGAAGGGGACTATGTCGCCGCCGGGTCGTTGAACTACTTCGTGTATCTCTTCGACAGGAACGGCACGGCGCTCTGGAAGTATAACACACAGGAGAGGGTCTATGGCGTCGCCGTTTCCTCTGACGGGGCATATGTCGCGGCGTCCTCGGGCCACACCGTCACTCTCTTCACCCGTGGCGGCGAGGTCGTCCGGACCTATGACATCGGCCACCCGGTCTTCGGGACAGCGATCACCCCTGACGGGACAGAGATCGCCGTCGGGACAGGGACAGGCGGAGAAGGAGCGGTCCTGCTCCGCGGGGCGGACAAACCCGTCACACCGGAAGAACCCGCCCCTGAAAACATGTCGGCACCCCAGGAGATGAAGAGCATAGCAGCGGCTGAACAACCGGGCCAGAACAAGGACCCCTACCTCCTCAGGTCCTTCCTGCTCGACCGAGAGGACTATGTGCCCGAGATCGCCCACGAGTTCGACGGCGTCGCCATCGCCGGCATCGTGAGGCAGGACGCGGGCACCGGTCCGCAGGTCGCCGTCAGGATGACCGTCGAAAAAGAATGGGCCGAGGACCACGGCGGCAGCGGGAACATACGCCTCGTTACCGTCGCTCCCGACGCCATCAATCAGTTCCCCCTCAGGGCCGAGGTGATGAAGACAGAGTTTATCGGCTACGACCCCGAGGACCGCCTGGTCTTCGAGGGATACTCCCCCTACCCTGTCACGAAGTACGGGATGATGGCAGAAGGAGAGGAGAACGGCACGGAACCGGTGGGAGAGGAGGAAATGCCCCTGCCCGACCTCTTCTGGCGTGAAGGGCATGACAACGCAACCGGGGACGTGCCCGCCGAGAACGATGGCGGCGGAAACGAAACAGTGGCAGACGAGAAAGTCGGGAACGACACTACCGAAGACGGTACTTTCCCGACTCTTCCGCTACAAATCCCTCAGCCACCATTTTTTGAAGAATGA
- a CDS encoding DUF427 domain-containing protein, translating into MARAEGKGKILAESDHVRMVEGNVYFPPDSVRRECLQESSTWSICPWKGKAHYYTVVVDEEENPDAAWYYPEPRPAAKQICNYVAFWKGVKVAD; encoded by the coding sequence ATGGCCCGGGCAGAGGGGAAGGGGAAGATCCTTGCCGAGAGCGATCATGTGAGGATGGTCGAGGGGAATGTGTACTTCCCTCCGGATTCGGTCAGGCGCGAGTGCCTGCAGGAGTCGTCCACCTGGAGCATATGCCCCTGGAAGGGTAAGGCGCACTATTACACGGTCGTCGTGGACGAGGAGGAGAACCCTGACGCCGCCTGGTATTACCCAGAACCCAGGCCTGCAGCGAAGCAGATCTGCAATTATGTCGCGTTCTGGAAAGGAGTGAAGGTCGCGGACTGA
- a CDS encoding pyridoxamine 5'-phosphate oxidase family protein has product MEIVKIPRMEKEEYDQLIADGFIARIAFQGEKYPYIAPFLYIFDGTFLYFLSTKYGRKNDLFRKSPYVSVEVEKFTRDLSCYTFVTMQGYLRQEEDTIQKKIVRNEFVRMIKERKLSTNILAALGHLPGDPIESIASEERSNIWKLTGVVDIVALKNL; this is encoded by the coding sequence ATGGAGATTGTAAAGATACCCCGGATGGAGAAAGAAGAGTACGACCAGCTCATTGCCGACGGGTTCATCGCCAGGATCGCCTTCCAGGGGGAGAAGTACCCCTATATCGCACCATTCCTCTACATCTTCGACGGCACGTTCCTCTACTTCCTCTCGACAAAGTACGGGCGGAAGAACGACCTCTTCAGGAAAAGTCCGTATGTCTCGGTCGAGGTGGAGAAGTTCACCAGAGACCTCTCCTGCTATACCTTTGTGACGATGCAGGGGTACCTCAGGCAGGAGGAAGACACGATCCAGAAGAAGATCGTCAGGAATGAGTTTGTCAGGATGATCAAGGAGCGGAAACTCTCGACGAATATCCTTGCGGCACTCGGCCACCTGCCCGGGGACCCCATCGAGTCTATCGCCTCGGAGGAGCGATCGAACATCTGGAAGCTGACCGGCGTCGTCGATATCGTCGCCCTGAAAAATCTTTGA